One window from the genome of Nicotiana sylvestris chromosome 9, ASM39365v2, whole genome shotgun sequence encodes:
- the LOC138878249 gene encoding uncharacterized protein — protein MQQIIGSNAKINERVDAHDSTIKNIEVQVGQISMSLNNRPHGTLPADTQINPKDQGPKQLMAVSLRNGRNLDVEQERARETRQAETLILVPIELDESTKQTEVPVQPAQEENSIQNATEKEAETVQEPVVDVAADKDQSQLIGKKRPPSTFPQRLAKYQKEEQYKKFFEMLKQIQVNIPLIEALKEMPRPIAEKLSDPGSFTIPCTIGNFAFAKALYDLGASINLMPLAIYNRLSIGKARPTSMLLQLADRTVKRPSGILDDVLIQVWKFVFPTDFVILDCRVDEEIPIILGRPFLATGRALIDCEIGELKMRLNDEEITFNVQKSMR, from the exons atgcagcagattattgggtctaatgcaaaGATTAATGAGAGAGTGGATGCACATGATTCAACaatcaagaatattgaagtgcaggtGGGCCAAATTTCtatgtctctgaacaatcgtcctcatgggacactacctgcagacacccagataaatccaaaagatcaaggcccaaagCAGCTGATGGCGGTAAGTCTACGTAATGGCAGAAATCTGGATGTAgagcaagagagggctcgagaaacTAGACAAGCTGAGACACTTATACTagtgcccattgagctggatgagtcAACGAAACAGACGGAGGTGCCAGTCCAGCCCGCCCAGGAAGAAAATAGCATTCAGAATGCGAccgagaaagaagctgagacagtCCAGGAACCTGTAGTTGATGTAGCAGCTGATAAGGATCAATCCCAgttgattgggaagaagagacctccttCAACTTTCCCTCAGAGGTTGGCTAAGTACCAAAAGGAGGAGCAATACAAGAAGTTCTTCgaaatgctgaaacaaatccaggtaaacataccattgattgaagctttgaaggagatgcctag accaattgcagaaaagctgtctgacccagggagctttacaattccatgcactattggtaattttgcttttgctaaAGCACTGTATGATCTAGGGGCCAGCatcaatcttatgcccctggcgattTACAATAGGTTGAGCATTGGAAaagctagacccacctctatgttgttgcagctggctgacaggacAGTGAAACGACCCTCTGGTATCTTAGATGATGTGCTAATTCAGGTatggaaatttgtgttccctacagattttgtgatcttagactgcagagtggatgaagagattcccataattttgggaagaccattcttggccacagggagagctctcattgattgtgaaatCGGAGAGCTCAAAATGAGAttgaacgatgaggagataacattcaatgtgcagaaatctatgaggtga
- the LOC138878248 gene encoding uncharacterized protein — MLQDQQAAIAQLQNQSHTPSRIEPDQSQEITRREEPVAERSNENESGTNPKIIKMLEKLTKRIESGEKKIEANDKKLKTYNSRVDQILEASVILKVLDSKKFIQKSFPPSVAQKPIPKNFCMPDIPKYNGTTDPNEHITSYTCTIKGNDLEDDEIESVLLKKFGETLSKGAMIWYHNLPPNSIKSFAMLANSFVKAHVRAIKVETRNSDIFKARQKDNEMLKEFVYRFQIEWMGMPLVIDDCIVQAFTQGLNVRSSVASQQLKQNLIEYPVVTWDDVRNRYQSKIKVEDDQFGAPSGSVYPVRPMDRVNRDIDHELRSNRDRYQPYNGDRRSSGSWPNSI, encoded by the coding sequence atgttacagGACCAACAGGCGGCAATAGCTCAGTTGCAGAACCAAAGCCACACACCGAGCAGAATTGAACCCGATCAGTCCCAGGAAATCACCCGTAGGGAAGAACCGGTTGCAGAGAGGTCAAATGAAAATGAGTCGGGGACCAATCCCaagatcataaaaatgctcgagaaGCTGACCAAACGGATAGAATCAGGGGAGAAGAAAATTGAAGCAAATGACAAAAAGCTGAAAACCTACAATTCCAGGGTTGACCAGATCCTAGAAGCATCGGTGATACTGAAAGTCTTGGATTCtaagaagttcatacaaaaatCCTTCCCTCCGAGTGTGGCTCAAAAGCCAATCCCTAAAAACTTTTGCATGCCCGATATTCCTAAGTATAACGGAACGACTGACCCAAATGAGCATATCACTTCCTACACATGCACCATAAAAGGAAACgacttggaggatgatgagatcgagtctgtcttgttgaagaaatttggagagacCCTTTCAAaaggagctatgatatggtatcacaacttacctccTAATTCAATTAaatcatttgctatgcttgcaaaCTCTTTTGTGAAAGCACACGTCAGGGctatcaaggtcgagaccagaaATTCGGACATTTTCAAAGCAAGACAAAAGGATAATGAGATGCTTAAAGAGTTCGTGTACCGGTTTCAAATAGAATGGATGGGCATGCCACTGGTCATTGATGATTGCATcgttcaagctttcacccaaggACTCAATGTTCGAAGTTCGGTGGCTTCacagcagctgaagcagaatctGATAGAGTATCCGGTTGTTACTTGGGATGATGTGCGTAACCGATATCAGTCAAAAATTAAAGTCGAAGATGATCAATTTGGGGCTCCTTCGGGGTCCGTTTATCCTGTTAGACCCATGGACAGAGTCAATAGAGATATCGACCATGAACTGAGGTCAAATAGGGATCGATACCAGCCGTACAATGGAGATCGAAGAAGCAGTGGGTCATGGCCGAATTCTATATAA